In one window of Hymenobacter nivis DNA:
- a CDS encoding transposase family protein codes for MTLCDSTQYVHFLSATESGRAHDKKLADEYALHLPAGCVLRQDLGLLGHAPTGVVVEMPHKKPPKRELTFAQKLYNQLLSPLRVVIEHAHSGIKRLHMVQGTIRLRGEWVRDTVMVVACGLHNLRVRSPHRAYRAPVHAKLANYAE; via the coding sequence ATGACCTTATGCGATTCCACGCAGTACGTGCATTTTCTCTCGGCTACGGAAAGCGGGCGAGCGCACGACAAAAAACTGGCCGACGAGTACGCGCTGCACCTACCGGCGGGCTGCGTGTTACGGCAGGATTTGGGCTTGCTGGGCCACGCCCCGACCGGGGTCGTGGTGGAGATGCCCCACAAGAAGCCGCCGAAGCGGGAGTTGACGTTTGCCCAAAAGCTGTATAACCAGTTGCTGAGTCCGTTGCGCGTCGTTATCGAACACGCGCACAGCGGTATCAAGCGCCTGCACATGGTGCAGGGCACTATCCGCTTGCGCGGCGAATGGGTGCGCGATACGGTCATGGTCGTGGCCTGTGGGCTGCACAACCTGCGCGTGCGCAGCCCGCACCGCGCCTATCGCGCACCTGTCCACGCGAAACTCGCTAACTACGCCGAATAA
- a CDS encoding META domain-containing protein has protein sequence MNSCALLIALSLLTTACAPAALPKQTLPAAAEPTSSGPAAVKTELVGRWDAQRRRGVDFVAMGSEPFWSLELTNQGQMRFRTVAGADSLVVPLPAPNQAQDAPVLRYRALTAAGELTVTIAQRPCPNNMSGEVSPYTVTVQARMAAQPVARELTGCGRYLGDYRLHDIWALESIDGQAVAAAQFATKDKPYLELNLTREEALGFAGCNGFGGSLTPERAGLKFGTLRGTMLACPALPFERKFLGALSGNSFTYRLENRRLTLKNRVNQLVFKKVD, from the coding sequence ATGAACTCTTGTGCGCTTTTAATTGCCCTAAGTCTGCTCACCACGGCCTGTGCCCCGGCGGCCCTGCCGAAGCAGACTCTACCCGCCGCCGCCGAGCCAACCAGCAGCGGGCCGGCGGCCGTAAAAACCGAGCTCGTTGGCCGCTGGGATGCCCAGCGCCGTCGTGGCGTGGACTTCGTGGCGATGGGCAGCGAGCCGTTCTGGTCGCTGGAGCTGACCAATCAGGGGCAGATGCGCTTTCGCACCGTAGCCGGCGCCGACTCCCTGGTTGTGCCCCTGCCGGCCCCCAACCAGGCCCAGGATGCGCCCGTGCTGCGCTACCGGGCCCTGACAGCGGCCGGAGAGCTGACCGTGACCATCGCGCAGCGCCCCTGCCCAAACAACATGTCGGGCGAGGTGTCGCCTTACACCGTCACGGTGCAGGCCCGGATGGCTGCCCAGCCGGTCGCCCGCGAACTTACCGGCTGCGGGCGCTACCTCGGCGACTACCGGCTGCACGACATCTGGGCCCTCGAATCCATTGATGGGCAGGCCGTGGCCGCCGCGCAATTTGCCACCAAGGATAAGCCGTATCTGGAGCTGAACCTGACCCGCGAGGAAGCCCTGGGTTTTGCTGGCTGCAACGGCTTCGGCGGCTCGCTGACGCCGGAGCGGGCCGGCCTGAAGTTCGGCACCCTGCGCGGCACGATGCTGGCCTGCCCTGCCCTGCCCTTCGAGCGCAAATTCCTGGGCGCTCTTTCCGGGAATTCCTTTACCTACCGCCTTGAAAACCGCCGGCTGACGTTAAAAAACCGAGTTAACCAACTGGTTTTTAAGAAAGTCGATTGA
- a CDS encoding carboxylesterase/lipase family protein has product MGLLLARIPSATAQDDGGLVATTEKGQVQGQRVGNVLIFKSIPYAAPPVGALRFAAPAPHQPWPGVRDATQRGPTAPFNRPPEGAIDGQPIFGSGWVKGDDYLTTNIWTPALTGPARPVLVFIHGGAFVLGTSDVPLYDGTTFAQKGVVLVSLNYRLGIEGFLKIKGVPSNLGIRDQLAALRWVQANIGRFGGDPANVTIFGESAGAMSVATLMGSPAAKGLFRRAIMMSGSGQAVLSGKQADLIAAKYASVLKIKNTAEAYRRFTPEQLLAAQQKVTPKMVKLNTDEYADPGSGTVLYFPVIDGDIVPAMPMTSVQQGASGASDLLLGYNSDEANYFLIPSGLLKKIKSNFVLFLAVKRLHPAPAALITVYKQAYPTKSLGELLSAMVTAYQFQVPSVQLADAHARQPGRTYMYEFAWPSSVAGGTYGAYHGLGLPFVFNQRALATGPRGMLGPGGGPAELAEKMQDAWVEFAKTGSPGWAPYTTAERQTMLINTTWQLQTNPHAKEIRAWEGVR; this is encoded by the coding sequence ATGGGCTTGCTCCTAGCCCGTATCCCCTCGGCCACGGCCCAGGACGACGGCGGGCTGGTGGCGACTACGGAGAAGGGCCAGGTCCAGGGGCAGCGCGTGGGGAATGTGCTCATCTTCAAGAGCATCCCCTACGCCGCCCCACCCGTGGGGGCGCTGCGCTTTGCGGCCCCGGCCCCGCACCAGCCCTGGCCAGGCGTGCGCGACGCTACCCAACGCGGCCCGACCGCGCCGTTTAACCGCCCGCCGGAAGGGGCCATCGATGGCCAGCCCATTTTCGGGTCGGGCTGGGTGAAGGGCGATGATTATCTAACCACCAACATCTGGACGCCCGCCCTGACCGGCCCAGCCCGGCCCGTGCTGGTGTTCATCCACGGGGGCGCGTTTGTGCTGGGGACCAGCGACGTGCCGCTCTACGACGGCACGACCTTCGCCCAAAAGGGCGTCGTGCTAGTTTCGCTTAACTACCGGCTAGGCATCGAGGGCTTCCTGAAAATCAAGGGAGTGCCGTCCAACCTGGGCATCCGCGACCAGCTGGCGGCCCTACGCTGGGTGCAGGCCAACATTGGCCGCTTCGGGGGCGACCCGGCCAACGTGACCATCTTTGGCGAGTCGGCCGGAGCGATGAGCGTGGCCACGCTGATGGGCAGCCCAGCCGCGAAGGGCCTGTTTCGGCGGGCCATTATGATGAGTGGCTCGGGCCAGGCCGTGCTCAGTGGCAAGCAGGCCGACCTCATCGCCGCCAAGTACGCCAGCGTGCTGAAAATCAAAAATACCGCCGAGGCCTACCGCCGGTTTACCCCCGAGCAGTTGCTGGCCGCCCAGCAAAAAGTCACGCCCAAAATGGTGAAGCTCAATACCGATGAGTACGCCGACCCGGGCTCGGGTACCGTACTTTATTTTCCGGTGATTGACGGTGACATCGTGCCCGCCATGCCCATGACCAGCGTGCAGCAGGGGGCTAGTGGCGCTAGTGATCTGCTGTTGGGCTACAACTCCGACGAGGCCAACTATTTCCTGATTCCGTCCGGGCTACTAAAGAAAATCAAGTCCAACTTCGTTCTGTTCTTAGCCGTGAAGCGGCTTCATCCCGCCCCGGCGGCCCTGATTACCGTGTATAAGCAAGCCTACCCTACCAAGAGCCTGGGCGAGCTGCTTTCTGCCATGGTCACGGCCTACCAGTTTCAGGTACCTTCCGTGCAGCTGGCCGATGCCCACGCCCGCCAGCCCGGCCGCACCTACATGTACGAGTTTGCCTGGCCGTCCTCGGTGGCCGGCGGCACCTACGGAGCCTACCACGGGCTGGGGCTGCCCTTCGTATTCAACCAGCGCGCCCTGGCAACGGGGCCACGCGGCATGCTGGGCCCCGGCGGCGGCCCCGCCGAGCTAGCCGAAAAGATGCAGGACGCCTGGGTGGAGTTTGCCAAAACCGGCAGCCCCGGCTGGGCCCCCTACACCACCGCCGAGCGCCAGACCATGCTGATCAATACCACCTGGCAGCTCCAAACTAATCCGCACGCGAAGGAAATCCGGGCTTGGGAAGGCGTGCGCTGA
- a CDS encoding mechanosensitive ion channel family protein — protein sequence MERLSAYSEQLQAMILLYLPRVVMAVVVLIVGWWVIRQVSHIASRAMSRLDVSLRGFLTSLVSVVSRCCSLSVWLA from the coding sequence ATGGAACGTCTTTCTGCTTACTCCGAGCAATTGCAGGCCATGATTTTACTCTACCTGCCACGGGTGGTCATGGCCGTAGTGGTGCTAATAGTGGGCTGGTGGGTTATCCGGCAGGTGAGCCATATAGCATCGCGTGCCATGTCGCGCCTCGACGTATCGCTGCGTGGCTTTCTGACCAGCCTGGTGAGCGTAGTCTCAAGGTGCTGCTCATTATCAGTGTGGCTGGCATGA
- a CDS encoding mechanosensitive ion channel family protein produces MMGLQTTSFVAVLGAAGLAVGLALQGTLANFAGGVLILMFKPFAPGDVIESQGKTSMVKAIHIFDTILSTPQGDTVILPNGALSNNILINKTIENRALVEILLDVDGQTNLDELRALVLPLLTGHAQVLPDPAPSLGIVALVPGGMNLACRAYTLPGDNAAVHGALIEQIQRVLLSHGIQAPAKQKKKDKKTA; encoded by the coding sequence ATGATGGGATTGCAAACTACTTCGTTCGTGGCCGTGCTGGGCGCGGCGGGGCTGGCTGTAGGGCTAGCCTTACAGGGCACGCTGGCTAACTTCGCCGGAGGCGTGCTCATCCTCATGTTCAAGCCTTTCGCGCCGGGCGACGTGATTGAGAGCCAGGGCAAAACGAGCATGGTCAAGGCCATTCATATCTTCGATACCATCCTGAGTACCCCGCAGGGCGACACCGTAATTTTGCCTAACGGCGCACTCTCCAATAATATTCTGATTAACAAGACTATCGAAAACCGGGCGCTGGTCGAAATTCTGCTGGACGTGGACGGCCAAACCAACCTCGACGAGTTGCGCGCCTTGGTTCTGCCGCTGCTCACGGGCCACGCACAGGTACTACCGGACCCGGCACCCAGCCTGGGCATTGTGGCGCTGGTGCCCGGCGGCATGAACCTTGCCTGCCGGGCCTACACCCTGCCCGGCGACAACGCGGCAGTCCACGGCGCGCTCATCGAGCAAATCCAGCGCGTGCTACTAAGCCATGGCATTCAGGCGCCGGCTAAGCAGAAAAAAAAAGACAAAAAAACGGCGTAA
- a CDS encoding DUF262 domain-containing protein, which yields MADSTLDTGQKYIKEIFYPERFYNIPEYQRPYVWGPDQVTVMCEDIASAFAHGKNREYFLGCMIWNAKIDQNGGNPYAYNDILDGQQRFITLYLLHGVIRDLSTNSSVKDLVTKRLQQVGNDLENIPERNRLKFTVRHDDKFFQQFVLTEKGTLQNAQLRIISDGNGEATSVRNMATALLSIHDWWASKLQEHTSEENYQKFIYDFFLYLGNKVLVLYLATSDNLDDAYNLFTVLNSRGLQLQSSDILRAQNLRVIKDEEARKKYAAKWDEYQSAIESPYKSFDEFLWAMIFILVKFTSGELSGISKAYNYIYDRKLLSKGEPTFDFMGKYVKHLDAVFNSNYQSEEAGCLYENLNYILSNTFGNQYIMVLMHYRECFGEVNILEFLIKIDNLFSVAWITVSFNLNTRIFFMLRKMDEIRERVKDKQLASLEFLQDNVLRYDYQDEKANTLINIDKFFTLLNEEKWGSFSGTRINKTRYLLLKLDLLTGNLNNKLQFNKSHASVEHILPQKPNAPAWNIAEELHQEWLHRLGNIVLVDMKKNASLSNSSFLDKRHKYSTYIEGRANTNHVFINNQQWDIDAIQKNHIRVVNLLKDYWRWSKAG from the coding sequence ATGGCTGATTCTACCCTTGACACTGGTCAAAAGTATATCAAAGAAATTTTTTATCCGGAACGATTCTATAATATTCCTGAATATCAACGTCCCTATGTATGGGGTCCTGACCAAGTTACTGTGATGTGCGAGGATATTGCCTCAGCTTTCGCTCATGGTAAAAACCGTGAGTATTTTCTAGGCTGTATGATTTGGAATGCCAAAATTGACCAAAACGGGGGTAATCCTTATGCTTATAACGATATTCTAGACGGACAGCAACGGTTTATTACTTTATATTTATTACACGGTGTTATTCGAGACCTTTCCACTAATTCTAGTGTAAAAGATCTTGTTACTAAGCGCCTTCAGCAGGTTGGTAATGACCTAGAAAATATCCCAGAGCGCAACCGATTAAAATTTACTGTTCGGCACGATGATAAATTTTTCCAGCAGTTTGTACTTACGGAAAAAGGTACGTTACAGAATGCGCAGTTAAGGATAATTTCAGATGGTAATGGGGAGGCAACATCTGTTCGTAATATGGCAACAGCCTTGCTGTCCATTCATGATTGGTGGGCGAGCAAACTACAAGAACATACATCGGAAGAAAATTATCAGAAGTTTATCTATGACTTCTTTTTATATCTCGGTAATAAAGTGTTAGTTCTATACTTAGCTACTTCCGATAATTTAGACGATGCCTACAACTTATTTACAGTTTTGAACAGCCGGGGTTTACAGCTTCAATCTAGTGATATCTTGCGTGCTCAGAACTTGCGCGTTATTAAGGATGAAGAAGCCCGGAAGAAGTATGCAGCCAAGTGGGATGAGTACCAAAGTGCTATTGAATCACCTTACAAATCATTCGATGAGTTTCTGTGGGCTATGATATTTATTTTAGTGAAGTTCACTAGTGGTGAGCTTAGCGGTATTAGTAAGGCTTATAATTATATATACGATAGAAAATTACTGTCAAAAGGTGAACCCACTTTTGATTTTATGGGTAAATATGTTAAGCATTTGGATGCCGTATTTAATTCTAATTACCAATCAGAAGAGGCAGGGTGTCTTTACGAAAACTTAAATTATATTCTTTCTAATACTTTTGGAAACCAGTATATCATGGTATTAATGCACTATCGTGAATGTTTTGGTGAAGTAAATATTCTTGAATTTTTAATCAAGATTGATAATCTATTTTCAGTCGCGTGGATAACTGTATCATTTAATTTGAACACACGTATATTTTTTATGCTACGTAAAATGGACGAAATACGCGAAAGAGTAAAAGACAAGCAGCTCGCATCTTTAGAATTTTTACAAGATAACGTACTGCGCTATGATTATCAAGATGAGAAGGCTAACACACTTATCAATATCGATAAATTCTTTACATTACTGAATGAGGAAAAGTGGGGAAGTTTCTCAGGCACTCGAATTAATAAGACACGCTATTTATTGCTTAAATTAGATTTGCTTACAGGTAACTTGAATAACAAATTACAGTTTAATAAATCACATGCTTCTGTTGAACATATTTTGCCACAGAAGCCAAATGCCCCCGCTTGGAATATTGCAGAGGAATTACACCAAGAATGGCTGCATCGCTTGGGTAATATAGTGCTCGTAGATATGAAAAAGAACGCATCTTTAAGCAATTCTTCATTTCTGGATAAGCGACACAAATACAGTACATATATTGAAGGTCGTGCCAATACTAATCACGTCTTTATTAATAACCAACAGTGGGATATTGACGCTATTCAGAAAAACCATATACGAGTCGTAAACCTGTTGAAAGATTATTGGCGGTGGTCCAAAGCGGGGTGA
- a CDS encoding transposase family protein, whose protein sequence is MDYLSLRERPRQFLALTSLRAAEFDDLLTDFAPAWERHHRYHTLEGTKRAFPAHRERANAVLAGSDIKLFFLLTYLKSNALQEHQAASFGISQARVSHLATALLGVLNQVLARRGLLPVRDGGELAQRLANHPEPVFAYDGVERGVPRNTDREAQAEEYSAKKKRTA, encoded by the coding sequence ATGGATTACCTGAGTTTGCGCGAGCGGCCCCGCCAGTTTCTGGCCCTAACCAGCTTGCGAGCGGCGGAGTTTGACGACTTGCTGACCGACTTTGCCCCGGCCTGGGAGCGCCACCACCGCTACCACACCCTGGAAGGAACCAAACGGGCGTTCCCCGCCCACCGCGAGCGGGCCAACGCCGTGCTGGCGGGCAGCGATATAAAGCTCTTTTTTCTGCTCACCTACCTCAAAAGCAACGCCTTGCAAGAGCACCAGGCCGCCAGCTTTGGCATTTCGCAAGCGCGCGTCAGCCACTTGGCTACCGCCCTGCTGGGCGTGCTCAACCAGGTGCTGGCCCGGCGCGGGCTGCTGCCCGTGCGCGACGGCGGCGAGTTGGCTCAGCGCCTGGCTAACCACCCGGAGCCGGTCTTTGCCTACGACGGGGTCGAGCGGGGCGTACCACGTAACACGGACCGGGAGGCCCAGGCCGAGGAGTACAGCGCCAAAAAAAAGCGCACCGCGTGA
- a CDS encoding META domain-containing protein: MLTKTLLLGAALLAAACQPTRPAATVAALPAPGGPTVVPTVPVATSAEPPGGGSEKLFAHRWALTEAAGQPVTPTGDAREAHLLFFPPSRLSGSTGCNRLTGTFELTGTGRMTFSPLATTRMMCAEPAAAQTETRMVQALTTVQSYYVTDAALELRDGTAIVARFRATPVTPEK; encoded by the coding sequence ATGCTAACCAAAACCCTACTGCTGGGTGCCGCGCTGCTGGCCGCCGCCTGCCAGCCAACCCGGCCGGCCGCCACTGTTGCGGCGCTGCCAGCGCCCGGCGGCCCGACCGTTGTGCCCACTGTGCCCGTTGCTACTTCGGCTGAGCCGCCGGGCGGGGGCAGCGAGAAGCTATTTGCGCACCGCTGGGCCCTGACCGAAGCTGCCGGCCAGCCCGTGACGCCTACCGGCGACGCCCGCGAGGCGCACCTGCTCTTCTTCCCGCCCAGCCGGCTGAGCGGTTCCACTGGCTGCAACCGTCTGACTGGCACCTTCGAGCTGACCGGCACCGGCCGAATGACGTTTTCGCCGCTGGCCACCACGCGCATGATGTGCGCCGAGCCCGCCGCCGCTCAAACGGAAACCCGGATGGTGCAGGCCCTGACTACCGTGCAGTCCTACTACGTGACCGATGCGGCCCTGGAACTACGCGATGGCACGGCCATCGTGGCCCGGTTTCGCGCCACCCCGGTGACCCCGGAAAAATAA
- a CDS encoding patatin-like phospholipase family protein, which produces MKHDYRPAAQPIPYQRWLGLALLLLLLTVGLAWGQTPAQRPRMGLTLSGGGARGLAHIGLLKALDSAGVRVDYVTGTSMGAVVGSLYAAGYSGTEIERIARGLDWDALLTNAAQLSTITLPGKDDFGHYLLELPVVKGKFQFPNGVIESEELWLKLSELFLPYYRTKDFARFRRGFRCVATDIISGEPEVLRTGEIVAAIRASMAIPSVFTPVQYQGHQLVDGGVVRNFPVSEVQAMGAGVIIGSNVSAGAYTETSLRSPVDVLLQISSFKDNADFKAQKALCSLYVDYPLGNYSSGSFSAAGPIIALGLQQGRAVYPKLRALRDSLDALYGPAPPYPPAARRADSVYVEGYQVRGLPQASETLLLRQLRLRSGRYYSAPQLSAAVRDAFGTRAFRKITYSLLPASDSSARLVFDAERSPAARIGLGLNYNSLIGLGLIGSVTLQDKLASASTSQVAFSIGENPRLRLKHVQYFTEHQRLVLRLLAQGERVSITTYSTSFKKAGLYTQNYVLANAQLFHLLDRNRGLGLGTRYEYGRFTPEITSRLQLNGRISLLNSYLFYEENTLNAVAYPTHGRRIDAEIGVVYAQRPSFQVLSDTTVTGTEQSPGFSFRPYGHARLNVEQYLPLSKRATLLVQTQVGLNWNYQQAIANDFVLGGLTSGLRNQITFAGLPEAGLYTGSAVVGLVGCQYAVAPKIFVIAKANALYHDFLANAARPQPAQMIYGGSLTLGLNSFLGPIDVSLMYSDATKKLLPYFNIGFPFGYR; this is translated from the coding sequence ATGAAGCACGACTACCGCCCGGCTGCCCAACCCATTCCATACCAGCGCTGGCTGGGCTTGGCGTTGCTGCTGCTGTTACTTACCGTTGGCCTGGCCTGGGGCCAAACTCCGGCCCAGCGCCCGCGCATGGGCCTGACGCTGAGCGGCGGCGGGGCCCGCGGCCTGGCCCACATCGGGCTGCTCAAGGCCCTGGACTCGGCCGGCGTACGGGTCGACTACGTGACGGGCACCAGCATGGGGGCTGTGGTTGGCTCGCTGTACGCGGCGGGCTACTCCGGGACCGAAATTGAACGGATAGCCCGGGGGTTGGATTGGGACGCGTTGCTCACCAATGCGGCCCAGCTCAGCACGATTACGCTACCGGGAAAGGACGATTTTGGTCACTACCTCCTGGAGCTACCGGTGGTAAAGGGCAAGTTCCAGTTTCCCAACGGCGTCATCGAATCGGAGGAGCTATGGCTCAAGCTCAGCGAGTTATTCCTGCCCTACTACCGCACCAAAGATTTTGCGCGCTTCCGGCGGGGGTTTCGGTGCGTGGCAACGGACATCATTTCCGGCGAGCCCGAAGTGCTGCGCACGGGTGAAATCGTGGCGGCCATTCGGGCGAGCATGGCCATTCCGTCGGTGTTCACGCCCGTGCAGTACCAGGGGCACCAGCTGGTGGACGGCGGAGTGGTGCGCAACTTTCCGGTGTCGGAAGTGCAGGCGATGGGCGCGGGCGTCATCATCGGCAGCAACGTGTCGGCCGGGGCCTACACCGAAACCAGCCTGCGCAGCCCCGTGGACGTGCTGCTCCAGATTTCCTCGTTTAAGGACAACGCGGACTTTAAAGCACAAAAAGCCCTTTGCAGCCTATACGTCGATTATCCGTTGGGGAATTACTCAAGCGGCAGCTTTTCGGCCGCGGGGCCCATCATTGCACTGGGCTTGCAGCAGGGCCGGGCTGTGTATCCGAAGCTGAGGGCCCTGCGTGATTCGCTGGATGCGCTCTACGGCCCCGCCCCGCCCTACCCCCCCGCAGCCCGGCGAGCCGACTCCGTTTACGTTGAAGGATATCAGGTACGGGGACTGCCCCAGGCGTCCGAGACGCTGCTGCTGCGGCAGCTACGGTTGCGTTCTGGGCGCTACTACTCGGCTCCGCAGCTGTCGGCGGCCGTGCGCGACGCGTTCGGCACGCGGGCATTTCGCAAAATCACTTACTCGCTGCTGCCCGCTTCCGACTCGTCGGCCCGCCTCGTGTTCGACGCCGAGCGCAGCCCGGCCGCGCGCATCGGGCTGGGGCTCAACTACAACTCGCTAATCGGCCTCGGCCTCATCGGCAGCGTGACGCTGCAAGATAAGCTGGCCTCCGCCTCCACGAGCCAGGTGGCGTTCAGCATCGGCGAGAACCCCCGCCTGCGGCTCAAGCACGTGCAGTACTTCACCGAACACCAGCGCCTGGTGCTGCGCCTGCTGGCGCAGGGCGAACGGGTCAGCATCACTACGTACAGCACGAGCTTCAAGAAAGCGGGCCTCTACACGCAGAACTACGTGCTGGCCAACGCACAGCTGTTTCACCTGCTCGACCGCAACCGGGGCCTGGGCCTGGGCACGCGCTACGAGTACGGGCGCTTCACCCCCGAAATCACCTCGCGCCTCCAGCTCAACGGCCGCATTAGCCTGCTCAACAGTTACTTATTCTACGAAGAGAATACGCTAAACGCGGTTGCCTATCCTACCCACGGCCGCAGAATTGATGCTGAAATCGGCGTGGTGTATGCTCAGCGGCCCAGTTTTCAGGTCCTGAGCGATACTACCGTTACCGGCACCGAGCAGTCGCCTGGGTTTTCGTTCCGGCCCTATGGTCACGCGCGCCTCAACGTGGAGCAGTACCTGCCGCTCAGCAAGCGCGCCACGCTGCTGGTCCAGACCCAGGTGGGCCTCAACTGGAACTACCAGCAGGCCATTGCCAACGACTTTGTGCTGGGCGGCCTCACCAGCGGGCTGCGCAACCAAATCACGTTTGCCGGCCTGCCCGAAGCGGGCCTCTACACCGGCAGCGCCGTGGTCGGGCTCGTGGGCTGCCAGTACGCGGTGGCCCCCAAAATATTCGTCATTGCCAAGGCCAACGCCCTCTACCACGACTTCCTCGCCAACGCTGCCCGGCCGCAGCCGGCCCAGATGATTTATGGCGGCTCCCTCACCCTGGGCCTTAATTCATTCCTGGGCCCCATCGACGTGAGCCTGATGTACTCCGACGCGACGAAAAAGCTACTGCCCTATTTCAACATTGGGTTTCCCTTCGGCTACCGCTAG
- a CDS encoding helix-turn-helix domain-containing protein yields the protein MIPDLPLMPHAELLMVFMFLSAFVGLLVSAILAFVNNVQRHANRLLGVSLFSVALFALTSALLINHAIFVVPHLFRVNMPLHYLVAPCAYLYVRSVLNQELRFRRFDWLFFIPFGLHTLELLPFLLHGTAYKVHYLQLLLVDVAGVTKQQEGLLPAYYHPVLKFGLGTAYGLMQGRLLWQFSRRVPATRHPENEALLRWLRVFTLLNLLLYPPVLLAMLLPLNGTYVTIFAVCALGSYLLVASTLLFFQPQVLYGMRNPAAAEPEAVPVADEAAAPSTESPTANKKEDLARAYSLSDERKHAYRARLEVHMREQQPFLCKGYGIKDLGSETGIPPHHLSALINQEYAMNFSDFLNRYRVEYVKARMGRPEWRQLTLEGLALEAGFSNRTTFFRAFTKLSGCTPSEYMAQITSSY from the coding sequence ATGATTCCCGACCTGCCCCTGATGCCCCACGCTGAGCTGCTCATGGTGTTCATGTTTCTGAGCGCCTTCGTCGGCCTGCTCGTGAGCGCGATTCTGGCGTTCGTTAATAACGTGCAGCGCCATGCCAACCGCCTGCTGGGCGTATCGCTGTTCAGCGTGGCCCTGTTTGCGCTTACCAGTGCGCTGCTCATCAACCACGCCATCTTCGTGGTGCCGCACCTATTCCGGGTGAATATGCCGCTGCACTACCTGGTTGCGCCCTGTGCTTACCTGTATGTGCGCTCGGTGCTGAATCAGGAACTTCGCTTTCGCCGCTTCGACTGGCTATTCTTCATACCCTTTGGGCTGCATACCCTGGAGCTGCTGCCTTTTTTACTGCACGGAACCGCCTATAAAGTCCACTATCTGCAGCTGCTGCTGGTGGATGTGGCGGGCGTCACCAAGCAGCAGGAGGGCCTTCTGCCGGCCTACTATCATCCGGTACTCAAGTTTGGGCTCGGTACCGCTTATGGGCTAATGCAGGGGCGGCTGCTGTGGCAGTTTAGTCGGCGGGTACCCGCCACCCGCCACCCCGAAAACGAGGCCCTGCTGCGCTGGCTACGTGTGTTTACGCTACTCAACCTGCTTCTCTATCCGCCCGTGCTGCTGGCGATGCTGCTGCCTCTGAATGGCACCTACGTGACTATTTTCGCCGTTTGCGCGCTGGGTAGCTACCTGCTGGTGGCCTCCACGCTGCTGTTCTTCCAGCCCCAGGTTCTGTACGGAATGCGCAACCCGGCCGCCGCCGAGCCAGAGGCAGTGCCGGTGGCCGACGAAGCAGCAGCCCCGTCCACCGAGTCGCCCACCGCCAATAAGAAAGAAGACTTGGCGCGCGCCTACTCGCTGAGCGATGAGCGCAAACACGCCTACCGCGCCCGCCTGGAAGTCCATATGCGGGAGCAGCAGCCGTTCTTGTGCAAAGGCTACGGCATTAAGGACCTGGGTTCCGAAACCGGCATCCCGCCCCACCACCTCTCGGCCCTCATCAACCAGGAATACGCAATGAACTTCAGTGACTTCCTCAACCGCTACCGGGTCGAGTACGTCAAGGCGCGCATGGGCCGGCCCGAATGGCGGCAGCTGACGCTGGAGGGCCTGGCCCTGGAAGCGGGCTTCAGCAACCGCACCACGTTCTTTCGCGCCTTCACGAAGCTCAGCGGCTGCACGCCCTCCGAGTACATGGCCCAGATCACCTCTTCTTATTGA
- a CDS encoding helix-turn-helix domain-containing protein — MGILEREMVARHLKKQELVALLGVANSRLSEVLNGKRAINLDLAKRPHQKLGISAELILEHA; from the coding sequence GTGGGCATCCTGGAGCGGGAAATGGTGGCGCGGCACCTGAAGAAACAGGAGTTGGTGGCCCTGCTCGGCGTGGCCAACAGCCGATTGAGCGAAGTGCTGAATGGCAAACGCGCCATTAACCTGGACCTGGCCAAGCGGCCGCACCAAAAGCTGGGCATTTCGGCCGAGCTTATTCTGGAACACGCCTGA